The following coding sequences are from one Novosphingobium sp. KACC 22771 window:
- a CDS encoding sugar phosphate isomerase/epimerase family protein has translation MKTIKGPGIFLAQFAGDAAPFNSLPAIADYMAGLGYKGIQIPSWDGRLFDLAKAAESQTYCDDIKGMLADKGLEITELSTHLQGQLVAVHPAYDAQFDGFAAEHVRGNPAARQAWAVEQMHFAAKASQRLGLTTHASFPGALAWPYVYPWPQRPAGLVEDAFDELARRWKPILDVFDENGVDIGFELHPGEDLHDGVTFEMFLERVNNHPRANILYDPSHFVLQCLDYVQFIDIYHERIKCFHVKDAEFRPSGRSGVYGGYQSWVNRPGRFRSLGDGQVDFGQIFSKMAQYDYAGWAVLEWECALKHPEVGAAEGAPFIAKHIIPVTEHAFDDFASGGEDRELNKRLMGL, from the coding sequence ATGAAGACCATCAAAGGCCCCGGCATTTTCCTCGCGCAATTCGCGGGCGATGCCGCGCCGTTCAATTCTCTGCCCGCGATTGCCGATTACATGGCCGGGCTGGGCTATAAGGGCATCCAGATCCCCAGCTGGGACGGGCGCCTGTTCGATCTGGCCAAGGCGGCGGAAAGCCAGACCTATTGCGACGACATCAAGGGGATGCTGGCTGACAAGGGGCTGGAAATCACCGAACTGTCGACCCATTTGCAGGGCCAGTTGGTCGCGGTTCACCCGGCCTATGACGCACAGTTCGACGGCTTTGCCGCCGAGCATGTGCGCGGCAATCCCGCCGCGCGTCAGGCTTGGGCGGTCGAACAAATGCACTTCGCCGCCAAGGCTTCGCAGCGCCTCGGCCTGACCACCCATGCCTCCTTCCCCGGCGCGCTGGCATGGCCCTATGTGTACCCATGGCCCCAGCGTCCCGCCGGTCTGGTCGAGGATGCCTTTGACGAACTGGCCCGCCGCTGGAAGCCGATCCTCGACGTGTTCGATGAAAACGGCGTCGATATCGGCTTCGAACTGCATCCGGGCGAGGATCTGCACGATGGCGTGACCTTCGAGATGTTCCTCGAACGCGTCAACAATCACCCGCGCGCCAACATCCTGTATGATCCGTCGCATTTCGTGCTGCAATGTCTGGATTATGTCCAGTTTATCGACATCTACCACGAACGCATCAAGTGCTTCCACGTCAAGGACGCCGAATTCCGCCCCTCTGGCCGCAGCGGCGTCTATGGCGGCTATCAGAGCTGGGTCAACCGTCCGGGCCGTTTCCGCAGCCTTGGCGACGGTCAGGTCGATTTCGGCCAGATCTTCAGCAAGATGGCGCAATATGACTATGCCGGCTGGGCTGTGCTGGAATGGGAATGCGCGCTCAAGCATCCCGAAGTCGGCGCGGCCGAAGGCGCCCCCTTCATTGCCAAGCACATCATCCCTGTCACCGAACACGCCTTTGACGATTTTGCCTCGGGCGGCGAGGATCGGGAATTGAACAAGCGCCTGATGGGGCTTTGA
- a CDS encoding Gfo/Idh/MocA family protein: MRRLRMGMIGGGPGAFIGPVHRIAAEMDREIELVAGAFSSSAEKSRAAGETYRIDPARAYADIATMLAQEAQRADPIDFVAITTPNHMHLPAAKAALEAGFAVICDKPATTTLAQAHELAAIVEKAGKPFALTYTYSGYPLVREARARIAAGALGAIRKVVVEYPQGWLSKPDTGKQAEWRGDPARSGVGGCVADIGVHAFHLAEFITGLQVTEILADLGTVVPDRRVDDDCQILLRFANGARGALLASQISVGERNGLTIRIYGEKAGLRWRQEDPNMLWIYHDDGRSELVQAGDPGLGADALRASRTPGGHPEGYLEAFANLYRDFARQIRGEEGSLVPGIADGLRGMALIEQSVALSKAGAGWTKFTV, translated from the coding sequence ATGCGCCGCTTGCGGATGGGAATGATCGGTGGTGGGCCGGGGGCGTTTATCGGCCCGGTGCATCGGATTGCCGCGGAAATGGACCGCGAGATCGAACTGGTGGCGGGCGCCTTCAGCTCCAGCGCGGAAAAGTCGCGCGCGGCGGGCGAGACCTATCGCATTGATCCGGCGCGGGCCTATGCCGATATCGCCACCATGCTGGCGCAGGAAGCCCAGCGCGCCGATCCGATTGACTTTGTGGCGATCACCACGCCCAACCACATGCACCTGCCCGCCGCCAAGGCCGCGCTCGAGGCTGGCTTCGCGGTGATCTGCGACAAGCCCGCAACAACCACGCTGGCCCAGGCCCATGAACTGGCCGCGATCGTGGAAAAGGCGGGCAAGCCTTTTGCCCTGACCTACACCTATTCGGGCTATCCGCTGGTGCGCGAGGCGCGGGCGCGCATCGCGGCCGGTGCGCTGGGCGCGATCCGCAAGGTCGTAGTCGAATATCCGCAGGGCTGGCTGTCCAAGCCCGACACCGGCAAGCAGGCCGAATGGCGCGGCGATCCGGCGCGGTCCGGCGTTGGCGGCTGCGTGGCGGATATTGGCGTCCATGCCTTCCATCTGGCCGAATTCATCACCGGGCTGCAGGTCACGGAAATCCTCGCCGATTTGGGTACGGTCGTTCCCGACCGCCGCGTCGATGACGATTGCCAGATCCTGCTGCGCTTTGCGAACGGTGCGCGCGGCGCGCTGCTGGCCAGCCAGATTTCGGTGGGCGAGCGCAATGGCCTGACCATCCGCATCTATGGCGAAAAGGCGGGCCTGCGCTGGCGTCAGGAAGATCCGAATATGCTCTGGATCTATCACGATGACGGCCGCAGCGAGCTGGTGCAGGCGGGCGATCCGGGCCTTGGCGCCGACGCGTTGCGCGCCAGCCGCACCCCCGGCGGCCACCCGGAGGGCTATCTCGAAGCCTTCGCCAATCTCTACCGCGACTTCGCCCGGCAAATCCGGGGCGAGGAAGGCTCGCTGGTCCCCGGCATCGCCGATGGCCTGCGCGGCATGGCGCTGATCGAACAGTCCGTTGCGCTGTCCAAAGCGGGCGCGGGCTGGACCAAATTCACGGTTTAA
- a CDS encoding sugar phosphate isomerase/epimerase family protein has translation MTIQLNRRAMMAALGATGLAAAAPAFAAPKTATGRKPLFKRINKPLGVQLYALGEAAQKDLGGTLKRLAAIGYTDFELPGLYGRSPKDLRADADAAGVRYGSIHMGLPQRLPPGSLTLMSSPQEIADALGTLGIRKAVLPMPLLPDDFKMPTSGNVREALVAAVDAGGLDMWKRMGGLLNERALALRPYGIDLGYHNHNMEFRPQGGTTGWNVLLGELDPKLVFLELDLGWAAAGGLDPAAEILRLKGRIKMVHLKDIKASTKINYALGQDPAEVGQGMLNWHKILPACVESGVENFYVEQEAPFTRDRFDSMKISYDYLAKFVA, from the coding sequence ATGACCATCCAACTCAACCGCCGCGCCATGATGGCCGCGCTTGGCGCAACCGGCCTTGCCGCCGCCGCCCCGGCCTTTGCCGCGCCCAAAACCGCAACGGGCCGCAAGCCCCTGTTCAAGCGCATCAACAAGCCGCTGGGCGTCCAGCTCTATGCGCTGGGCGAGGCGGCGCAAAAGGATCTGGGCGGCACGCTCAAGCGCCTCGCCGCGATCGGCTATACCGATTTCGAACTGCCCGGCCTCTATGGCCGCAGCCCCAAGGACCTGCGCGCCGATGCCGATGCGGCGGGTGTGCGCTACGGCTCGATCCATATGGGCCTGCCCCAGCGCCTGCCCCCCGGCTCGCTCACGCTGATGAGCAGCCCGCAGGAAATCGCCGATGCGCTGGGCACGCTGGGCATCCGCAAGGCGGTGCTGCCGATGCCGCTGCTGCCTGATGATTTCAAGATGCCCACCAGCGGCAATGTGCGTGAGGCTCTGGTCGCGGCCGTCGATGCGGGCGGGCTGGACATGTGGAAGCGCATGGGCGGTCTGCTCAACGAACGCGCCCTTGCGCTGCGCCCCTATGGCATTGATCTGGGCTATCACAACCACAACATGGAATTCCGTCCGCAAGGCGGCACCACGGGCTGGAACGTGCTGCTGGGCGAACTGGACCCCAAGCTGGTGTTCCTTGAACTCGACCTTGGCTGGGCGGCAGCGGGCGGGCTGGACCCGGCGGCCGAAATCCTTCGCCTCAAGGGGCGGATCAAGATGGTCCACCTGAAGGACATCAAGGCCTCGACCAAGATCAACTATGCCTTGGGCCAGGACCCGGCCGAAGTCGGTCAGGGTATGCTCAACTGGCACAAGATCCTGCCCGCCTGCGTGGAATCGGGGGTCGAGAATTTTTATGTCGAACAGGAAGCGCCCTTCACGCGCGACCGGTTCGATTCGATGAAGATCAGCTACGATTATCTGGCCAAATTCGTGGCGTAA
- a CDS encoding nucleoside permease, which yields MSTTTSTQTRKISLFIMMALQLAIWGAWAPKLFPYMGMLGFSAGQQALVGSCWGIASVVGIFFSNQFADRNFSAERFLAASHLIGGLCMLGAAYSTAFMPFFAFYLAYSLVYVPTLSVTNTIAFANLKEGKDFGTVRAGGTVGWVMASWPFVFILGAHSGPEEVRSIFIVSGVISLVLAAFSLTLPHTPPKKGGDDVDALAWRRALGLLKKPFVAVLFFVTFIDSVVHNGYFVMADAFLTNRVGIAGNLSMVVLSLGQIAEVLTMLVLGTVLGRLGWRKTMIVGILGHAARFLAFSFLSDSVAAIVAVQLLHGICYAFFFATVYIFVDEAFPKDVRSSAQGLFNLLILGIGNMVASSFFPNLVARLTGVDGVVDYRTLFLVPAGLATLGALVLAFAFHPPTAAPAGALEDA from the coding sequence TTGTCAACAACCACTTCAACGCAGACCCGAAAAATAAGCCTTTTCATCATGATGGCGCTGCAATTGGCCATCTGGGGGGCTTGGGCGCCGAAACTGTTCCCTTACATGGGCATGCTCGGCTTTTCCGCAGGACAACAGGCACTTGTCGGCTCATGCTGGGGCATTGCCTCAGTCGTGGGCATCTTCTTTTCGAATCAGTTTGCCGACCGCAACTTTTCGGCGGAACGCTTTTTGGCGGCCAGCCATCTGATCGGCGGCCTGTGCATGCTGGGCGCGGCCTATTCGACCGCCTTCATGCCCTTCTTCGCTTTCTATCTGGCCTACAGCCTCGTTTATGTGCCCACCCTGTCGGTCACCAACACTATCGCCTTTGCCAATCTCAAGGAAGGCAAGGATTTCGGCACCGTCCGCGCAGGCGGCACCGTGGGCTGGGTCATGGCTTCGTGGCCCTTCGTGTTCATTCTGGGCGCGCATTCGGGGCCGGAGGAAGTCCGCTCGATCTTCATCGTGTCGGGCGTCATCTCGCTGGTGCTGGCGGCCTTCTCGCTGACCCTGCCCCATACGCCTCCCAAGAAGGGCGGCGATGATGTCGACGCGCTGGCATGGCGGCGAGCGCTGGGCCTGCTGAAAAAGCCCTTCGTGGCGGTGCTGTTCTTCGTCACCTTCATCGATTCGGTCGTGCATAACGGCTATTTCGTGATGGCCGACGCCTTCCTCACCAACCGCGTGGGCATTGCGGGCAACCTCTCGATGGTCGTCCTCTCGCTGGGCCAGATCGCCGAAGTGCTGACCATGCTGGTGCTGGGCACGGTGCTGGGCCGTCTGGGCTGGCGCAAGACGATGATCGTGGGCATTCTGGGCCATGCGGCGCGCTTCCTCGCCTTCTCGTTCCTGTCGGACAGCGTGGCCGCGATTGTCGCGGTGCAATTGCTGCACGGCATCTGCTACGCCTTCTTCTTCGCCACGGTGTACATCTTCGTGGACGAAGCCTTCCCCAAGGACGTGCGTTCGAGCGCGCAGGGCCTGTTCAACCTGCTGATCCTTGGCATCGGCAATATGGTGGCCAGTTCCTTCTTCCCCAACCTTGTCGCACGGCTGACCGGGGTGGACGGCGTGGTCGACTATCGCACGCTGTTCCTTGTGCCTGCCGGCCTTGCCACGCTGGGCGCGCTGGTGCTGGCCTTTGCTTTTCACCCGCCGACGGCCGCACCGGCCGGGGCTTTGGAGGACGCCTGA
- a CDS encoding gluconate 2-dehydrogenase subunit 3 family protein codes for MIELDRRHMLEGLAALIGLSALPADALAVAAKKPSLLDAPTTALLAAVCDTLIPRTDTPGAVQAKVPATVDGLLRDWANPAHRAAHIAALKAIDTAARAKTGKPFALLTPAARKTFLTGYDLENFSNPDYYKLKDLLVTAYYMSEPGATVELRYEHVPGAWEPSIPLTKETRAWAGHNVG; via the coding sequence ATGATCGAACTCGATCGCCGTCACATGCTGGAAGGTCTTGCGGCACTTATCGGACTGTCCGCGCTGCCGGCTGACGCGCTGGCTGTTGCGGCCAAAAAACCATCGCTCCTTGACGCGCCCACCACCGCGCTGCTGGCCGCGGTCTGCGATACGCTGATTCCGCGCACCGACACGCCCGGCGCGGTTCAGGCCAAGGTGCCCGCCACGGTGGACGGGCTGCTGCGTGACTGGGCCAATCCGGCGCATCGCGCGGCCCATATCGCCGCCTTGAAGGCCATCGACACCGCCGCCCGCGCCAAGACCGGCAAGCCCTTTGCGCTGCTGACCCCGGCGGCGCGCAAGACGTTCCTGACCGGCTATGATCTGGAGAACTTCTCCAATCCCGATTACTACAAGCTCAAGGACCTGCTGGTGACCGCCTATTACATGAGCGAACCGGGGGCCACGGTCGAACTGCGCTATGAACATGTGCCCGGCGCATGGGAGCCTTCGATCCCGCTGACCAAGGAAACGCGCGCCTGGGCTGGCCATAACGTCGGCTGA
- a CDS encoding GMC oxidoreductase: MFDAIVIGSGMSGGMAAKELCELGLKTLVLERGRKIEHGASYNDWMQPWDLPTGGGVPEEVLEKDYPIQRQCYAVNTATQQYWVKDSQHPYETPENKPFSWIRGYHLGGRSIMWGRQTYRLSEMDLSSNARDGHGVDWPIRYADLAPWYDKVETFIGVSGENDGLAQLPDGKFLPVMPMTDGEKLFKAAVEKNFGGRKVIMGRCAHLTQPQPHHIELGRNPCQYRSLCERGCSFGAYHSSLSSSLPAAERTGNMTLVTDAIVHSIITDPKTGKATGVRVIDQNTKKATTYEAKVVFLCASTIGSAQVLLQSANEANPRGLANSSDQVGRNLMDHVYGPSVMAIMDGPETFHRGRRPNGIYIPRYRNLDGQNESYLRGYGFQGRVMRQGWHGVAMGAPGVGAELKERIRHPGAWMVGLAGFGEMLPNPENRVTLNATKKDEWGLPVLNIHCEHGENDKELGRRMLEDAKAMVTAAGGRIIRESGKLHPPGLGIHEMGTARMGADPKTSVLNKHNQAHDVPNLFVTDGAAMTSSGCQNPSLTYMAMSARAANYASELLKAGTI; this comes from the coding sequence ATGTTTGACGCCATTGTTATCGGCTCTGGGATGAGCGGCGGGATGGCCGCCAAGGAATTGTGCGAACTGGGCCTCAAGACGCTCGTGCTGGAGCGCGGCCGCAAGATTGAGCATGGCGCATCCTATAATGACTGGATGCAGCCCTGGGATCTGCCCACCGGCGGCGGCGTGCCCGAGGAAGTGCTGGAAAAGGACTATCCGATCCAGCGCCAGTGCTATGCGGTCAACACCGCCACCCAGCAATATTGGGTGAAGGACAGCCAGCACCCCTATGAAACCCCGGAAAACAAGCCTTTCAGCTGGATTCGCGGCTATCATCTGGGCGGCCGCTCGATCATGTGGGGGCGCCAGACCTATCGCCTTTCCGAAATGGACCTCAGCTCGAACGCGCGGGATGGGCATGGCGTGGACTGGCCGATCCGTTATGCCGATCTGGCGCCGTGGTATGACAAGGTGGAAACCTTCATCGGCGTGTCGGGCGAAAACGATGGTCTGGCCCAATTGCCCGACGGCAAATTCCTGCCCGTGATGCCGATGACCGATGGCGAAAAGCTGTTCAAGGCGGCGGTCGAGAAGAATTTTGGCGGCCGCAAGGTGATCATGGGCCGCTGCGCCCACCTGACCCAGCCTCAGCCGCACCATATCGAACTGGGCCGCAATCCGTGCCAGTACCGCTCGCTGTGCGAACGCGGCTGCTCGTTCGGCGCCTATCATTCCAGCCTGTCCTCCTCGCTGCCTGCGGCGGAGCGCACCGGCAACATGACGCTGGTGACCGACGCCATCGTGCATTCGATCATCACCGATCCGAAAACCGGCAAGGCGACCGGCGTGCGCGTGATCGACCAGAACACCAAGAAGGCTACGACCTATGAGGCCAAGGTGGTGTTCCTGTGCGCCTCGACCATCGGCAGCGCGCAGGTGCTGCTGCAATCGGCCAATGAGGCCAATCCGCGCGGCCTTGCCAACAGTTCGGACCAGGTGGGCCGCAATCTGATGGACCACGTTTACGGCCCCAGCGTGATGGCGATCATGGATGGCCCGGAAACCTTCCACCGGGGCCGCCGCCCCAACGGCATCTATATCCCCCGCTATCGCAATCTTGATGGTCAGAACGAGAGCTATCTGCGCGGCTATGGTTTCCAGGGCCGGGTGATGCGTCAGGGCTGGCACGGCGTGGCCATGGGTGCGCCGGGCGTGGGCGCCGAGTTGAAGGAGCGCATCCGCCATCCGGGGGCCTGGATGGTCGGGCTGGCGGGCTTTGGCGAAATGCTGCCCAATCCGGAAAACCGCGTGACGCTGAACGCGACGAAGAAGGACGAATGGGGCCTGCCGGTGCTCAACATCCATTGCGAGCATGGCGAGAATGACAAGGAACTGGGCCGCCGCATGCTGGAGGACGCCAAGGCCATGGTGACGGCCGCCGGCGGACGCATCATTCGCGAAAGCGGCAAGCTGCACCCGCCGGGCCTGGGCATTCACGAAATGGGCACCGCGCGCATGGGCGCCGATCCCAAGACCAGCGTGCTCAACAAGCATAATCAGGCCCATGACGTGCCCAACCTGTTTGTCACCGACGGCGCGGCCATGACGTCGAGCGGTTGCCAGAACCCGTCGCTGACCTATATGGCGATGTCGGCGCGGGCGGCCAATTATGCTTCGGAACTTCTGAAGGCAGGCACGATCTGA
- a CDS encoding LacI family DNA-binding transcriptional regulator codes for MVTIRDIAKRAGVSVATVSRTLREPEAVRPAKRDAVNQAIAEMKYVPNAIAQQLRRPRHEAIIVIVPEIANPFFSEIVQSIENVAHELGYRVLIGETQAKQERLDYYAEMVTSRVADGLILLGSLLPSVVRATVKAGKPLPMPLVLACESYAGLNCPHVVIDNVAAAKLAVQHLIEVGRKRIATITGPMANSLCADRLRGYHSAMVEAGLTPEPGWIVEGDFTIESGHKAMLRLLEAGSRPDAVFCANDEMAIGALQVIHEKGLNIPGDIAIVGFDDLRFGAYASPPLTTIRQPTNELGETAMRMIHAMLHGKPLTQQSVVLAHQLIVRRSSGAQD; via the coding sequence GTGGTCACCATTCGCGATATTGCCAAGCGTGCAGGCGTCTCGGTGGCCACGGTTTCGCGAACCCTGCGTGAACCGGAGGCGGTGCGTCCGGCCAAGCGCGATGCGGTCAATCAGGCGATTGCCGAAATGAAATATGTGCCCAACGCGATTGCCCAGCAATTGCGGCGGCCACGCCATGAGGCGATCATCGTGATCGTCCCCGAAATCGCCAACCCGTTCTTTTCCGAAATCGTGCAAAGCATCGAAAATGTCGCGCATGAGCTGGGCTATCGGGTGTTGATCGGCGAGACGCAGGCCAAGCAGGAACGGCTGGATTATTATGCCGAAATGGTCACCTCGCGGGTGGCGGACGGGCTGATTCTGCTCGGCTCGCTGCTGCCCTCGGTGGTGCGCGCCACGGTCAAGGCGGGCAAGCCTTTGCCCATGCCTTTGGTGCTGGCGTGTGAAAGCTATGCGGGATTGAATTGCCCGCATGTGGTGATCGACAATGTCGCGGCGGCCAAGCTGGCGGTGCAGCATCTGATCGAGGTGGGGCGCAAGCGCATCGCCACGATAACCGGGCCGATGGCCAATTCGCTCTGTGCGGACCGTTTGCGGGGCTATCACTCGGCGATGGTCGAGGCCGGATTGACTCCCGAGCCGGGGTGGATTGTCGAGGGCGATTTCACCATCGAATCGGGCCACAAGGCCATGCTTCGCCTGCTTGAAGCGGGCTCTCGGCCCGATGCGGTGTTTTGCGCCAATGATGAAATGGCGATCGGCGCGCTGCAGGTGATCCATGAAAAAGGGCTGAATATTCCGGGCGATATTGCAATCGTGGGCTTTGATGATCTGCGCTTTGGCGCCTATGCATCACCCCCGTTGACGACGATTCGCCAGCCCACCAATGAATTGGGCGAAACGGCGATGCGGATGATCCACGCCATGCTGCATGGCAAGCCCCTTACACAGCAAAGTGTTGTATTGGCGCATCAGTTGATCGTCAGGCGTTCTTCCGGGGCGCAGGACTGA
- a CDS encoding TonB-dependent receptor gives MKFTHILGASVLALAIAGPAMAQETKVTPDGDIVVTATRFETLASKTPIALTAVSGDALRTAGITNPTNLGDQVPSVMINRNNGLQITIRGVTSADGTEKGDPSAAFMMDGIYIARQQAQETSFYDISRVEVLRGPQGTLYGRNTTAGAVNLITNRPTFDKLKGDVNIAYGNYNNTQAGGAINVPVTDNLAIRAAVNYDHRDSFLKAGANLSGLNLSPFKDVFSGRLQALLKFDHGELLVRGDYNQMKGISSNALPTSNFYSNYATSTVMPTYIAKGVSNSQLLTLNAPSADGLPMAYLANNLKRDNATYGLDVDFKYDFGAVTLNYLGSYREFKRHEGNYSYYGTGNPNTAGLAPNKFDGWYWQNSQELRLSTNGTGPFRAQAGVYYFKERADIQLAIYDRMINGSRLQPGQIVYTGTTPNGYVYGFPQHYVMSSSVAGFGQVTYSPTEKLHITAGARYTKDEKARTGATINCAYTIACTTPGDIQTPNVAKRSYEKATWKVGVDYNLNAATMLFGTISTGYKAGGFNDGCEAGTAAGCTLPASTLYYQPETLTAYEIGAKARLFDNKLRLNFSAFHYNYNNLQLTQVGPFCQGGQQCTQTTNAASAKVDGIEAEGTYAIVKNGKLDVQLSLLDARYGTFFPNAAAYPTLNLANTRLDRSPTTTLTVGYTHTFPMANGGEIIAGVRSKYSSSYNMLALSINSRFVQPSYTQTEVNVTYNSPDKTYYVQAYGKNLENNLLVTAAGAGINGTLQVSDPLMYGVRAGFKF, from the coding sequence ATGAAGTTCACTCACATTCTTGGGGCCTCCGTGCTCGCGCTGGCGATCGCCGGCCCCGCCATGGCGCAGGAAACCAAGGTTACCCCCGACGGCGATATCGTCGTGACCGCCACGCGTTTCGAAACGCTGGCTTCCAAGACCCCGATCGCGCTGACCGCCGTTTCGGGCGATGCGCTGCGCACCGCGGGCATCACCAACCCGACCAATCTGGGCGACCAGGTCCCCAGCGTGATGATCAACCGCAACAACGGTCTGCAGATCACCATCCGCGGCGTGACCAGCGCCGACGGCACCGAAAAGGGCGATCCCTCGGCCGCCTTCATGATGGACGGCATCTACATCGCCCGTCAGCAGGCCCAGGAAACCAGCTTTTACGACATCAGCCGCGTCGAAGTGCTGCGCGGGCCGCAGGGCACGCTCTATGGCCGCAACACCACGGCCGGTGCGGTCAACCTGATCACCAACCGCCCCACCTTCGACAAGTTGAAGGGCGACGTGAACATTGCCTATGGCAATTACAACAACACGCAGGCCGGCGGCGCGATCAACGTGCCCGTGACCGACAATCTGGCGATCCGCGCGGCGGTCAACTATGACCACCGTGACAGCTTCCTCAAGGCCGGCGCCAACCTGTCGGGCCTGAACCTGTCGCCGTTCAAGGACGTGTTCTCGGGCCGCCTGCAGGCGCTGCTCAAGTTTGACCATGGTGAACTGCTGGTTCGCGGCGATTACAACCAGATGAAGGGCATCAGCTCGAACGCGCTGCCCACCAGCAACTTCTATTCGAACTATGCCACCAGCACCGTGATGCCGACCTACATCGCCAAGGGTGTGTCGAATTCGCAGCTGCTCACGCTGAACGCGCCGAGCGCCGATGGCCTGCCGATGGCCTATCTGGCCAACAATCTGAAGCGCGACAACGCCACCTACGGCCTTGACGTGGACTTCAAGTATGACTTTGGCGCGGTGACGCTGAACTATCTGGGTTCGTACCGCGAATTCAAGCGTCACGAAGGCAACTACAGCTATTACGGCACGGGCAACCCCAACACGGCCGGTCTGGCCCCCAACAAGTTCGATGGCTGGTACTGGCAGAACAGCCAGGAACTGCGCCTGTCGACCAATGGCACGGGGCCCTTCCGCGCTCAGGCCGGTGTGTATTACTTCAAGGAACGCGCCGACATTCAGCTTGCGATCTATGATCGCATGATCAACGGCTCGCGCCTCCAGCCCGGCCAGATCGTCTATACCGGGACCACGCCGAACGGCTATGTCTATGGCTTCCCGCAGCACTATGTGATGTCCTCGTCGGTGGCCGGTTTCGGTCAGGTGACCTATTCGCCCACCGAAAAGCTGCACATCACGGCCGGTGCGCGTTATACCAAGGATGAAAAGGCCCGTACCGGCGCCACCATCAACTGCGCCTATACCATCGCCTGCACCACGCCGGGCGACATCCAGACCCCCAACGTTGCCAAGCGTTCGTATGAAAAGGCCACCTGGAAGGTCGGCGTTGATTACAACCTGAACGCGGCCACCATGCTGTTCGGCACGATCTCGACCGGCTACAAGGCCGGTGGCTTCAACGACGGTTGCGAAGCCGGCACCGCGGCTGGCTGCACCCTGCCCGCCAGCACGCTGTACTATCAGCCCGAAACGCTGACCGCCTATGAAATCGGCGCCAAGGCTCGTCTGTTCGACAACAAGCTGCGTCTGAACTTCTCGGCCTTCCACTACAACTACAACAACCTGCAGCTGACCCAGGTCGGTCCGTTCTGTCAGGGTGGCCAGCAGTGCACCCAGACCACCAACGCCGCTTCGGCCAAGGTGGACGGTATCGAAGCCGAAGGCACCTATGCCATTGTCAAGAACGGCAAGCTCGACGTTCAGCTCTCGCTGCTCGATGCGCGCTATGGCACGTTCTTCCCCAATGCCGCGGCCTATCCGACGCTGAACCTGGCCAACACCCGTCTGGACCGTTCGCCCACCACCACGCTGACGGTGGGTTATACCCATACCTTCCCGATGGCCAATGGCGGCGAAATCATTGCCGGTGTCCGTTCGAAGTATTCGAGCAGCTACAACATGCTCGCGCTTTCGATCAACAGCCGCTTCGTTCAGCCGT